From the genome of Aspergillus oryzae RIB40 DNA, chromosome 4:
TAAGCGATATTACTTAGGGACGGCTCGTGGACGGACCAGCAAAGGAGGGCCCACAAGCTAAAGCCTAATTACTTTGGCAGGCAGCTGAAACAAATGAGTCGGTCTAACTACCTACTACTATTATAGGTATAGGTGTATATGCAGTCAAGTATTAGCGTATAATCTTTCCTGGATGTCCGATTGGCTGTGCTTCTAtctctcatcatcaccaatatGAGGCTAATGGAAGTCCGCAAATATAGACAGTGGTGCTGAACGGCCGCCAAGTCTCGATACTTCATACGACCTCTATTCTCGGCAAATGTTCAAGGCCCAGGGATCAGATTTGCCGGAATATCGACCGTGAGTCTTGAGGACTTCCGCCCAGCAGCTAACCAACGAGACGGACTATGTCTAGTCCATCGACAAATGCATCTTATCCTGCCATCCTGATCTTTCCAAATGATCGGAATGAAAGGACGGAGCTACCTCTACTTCGGTGAACCGTAAAGTATTTAAGCGGTCTCGTCGGAAGGGTGTAGTCAATGACAAAGAGAAGGTACCCAGACCCTTGCGAGCGATCCCAGATATCTGAGTTTGCCCTTCTGTTCTCGCGATGCCTCCCCTGATCCCATACCATGTCTCTGCCGGGAGCAATCCCGTTGTCAAGTGGGTTattgctttgcttcctctCACCACCCTCTTCAGTAGGTTTTTGAGACGTGCATTAACCTATCACCTGTCAGGTTCGGAGGTGCCCTTGTTACCGAATTCCTGGAACCCCCGCCGGGTCGATGCTTCTGCTTCCGTCAACGGTACGCCCTGAAGCCTCCCATCGACGAAGGGGACCCAGACTATGAGCGGATCAATGAGGCGCTGAATCACCCCTCGGGCCCTCCCGTGCACTTCCACCCCTTCCAAAACGAGTATTTCCGCGTTGAGCAAGGACGCATGTGCCTCGAAGTCGACGGCCAGACTCGCATCCTGACGCCCGAAGACGGGGAGGTGCAGGGCCGGGCCGGGTGCATCCACCGGTTCTACGTCGCACCCGACAGCACCGAAGACATGGTAATTATCCTCAGTGCCTCCGATCCCGGTATGGACTATCAACTCGATCGAGTGTTCTTCGAGAATTGGTATGGCTTGTGGCATGATTACCTGGTGCACGAGGGCAAGATGGATTTCATCCAATTACTCTGCGTATGTTactgctcttccttcctcgaACCGATAGAGCGCTAACGAGTCTGGGTGAATAGACATATGACGCCGGGGATGCATATCTCCTGCCCCCAGCCTGGTTACCGGACTGGCTGCGGAAGAAGATCGGGTACTGGGGCGGAATCATTGTGGGGCGTTGGATTGGGGGTCTACTCGGCTACCGACCGTTCTTCAAGGAGTATACCACGGACTGGGAGTACgccgtgaagaagatggagtcatctttcttcacacGACGGCTGGTGGGGCGCTCGTTTTCCTCGGCCCTAAGTTGGGCGCAGTTGGAGGACTGCGCGCGTGCGTGGGGGGATGGAGGCGGCACAGATCGATTCGTCAAACCTCACGACAAGTTACTTGACTAGCGTGGGGTCTAATGCAGTACTAATAAGATGAGGAATGTCAAAATGTTAATTTCGTTATGGTTCGAGTCAATGCTTCTGATAACCGATGGAACGTAGTGTGCTGGTTGGCTAGTAGGGCTTGGTAACCTGCTAAGCGGTATGCGGTGCTATCCAATGACATTCCATCGGTATGTCGAATTTCCAAAGGCGATGTTCCAATTGCCTACTATACTGAATTCGACCGATCCTTGTGTTGATGAATGGTCGCATGCACCAATTCCAATATATCGATAttgagtacggagtataccgGGGGTGAAAACCTGACCTACAATTTTTTGAAGTTTAGTCTGTCCCGATGAAGTGGGGACAGTCGAATCCACATTAATATTATTCGTAGGGGCTGCTTCCTGAAGATAGGTAAATCTACATAACCATACTTTGATATCCAATTTGATATTCAATGGCTAGAACCATGAACTAGGTCAAAAGGGGTAACGGAATGAACCGTAAGGCATCTCACGTAAGTCATGTGTAAGCAGAAGCGAAGACGCAACCATTTGAGTTTGGCCGAATCTATACCCAATGGGGGAGGATTTTGTCTGCACTGCAGCTTCGACTAGTACAAGAGGTGGTTAGTAGTTAATACTAGTTACTAGATAGGCCTCGCCAAAACCCGCGGGTCCACTCACGGGTTTGAGCCGACCCGTCCCTTAGCGGGTTTGGGTCTGGGTTTTTAATCAAACTATTTTAGAGGCTGGAAACTAAAAGGATCTGGAAGCGGAAGCGCCCGACAGCCGCAGTCCGCCATCCTTCCAGCTGATTCGATTGGCTGACTCTTCCACATTTTCCTATTGGTCAGGAATCCACCCTCGGTCAGGTGTTTAGCCCACTTGGTACAAAGTATTCCGCCTCTAGGCTTTACTCCACGGTACAACTACATACCTCCATGTCCATATGAACCTTGACTTCAGGATTGAAGTCGTCCTTCGTCCCGCCATCTTGGTCTAACTACCGCCATTGATACCCCACTCGTGATGCTTTACAATTTTGTTTCTATACGGTCCGCACCACTGGCCAAGCGGAGAAAAGTGCGTCGGGCATGCGACTTCTGCCGTCAGCATCGGGTCCGCTGCGATGGCAGATTACCTTGTGGCCAGTGTGTCACCAACAAGGTGGAATGCAACAAGCCTTCACAGCATTCACACTCACATCTACATCCGAACCAACATCCACActcttcctcgtctggaAATCGGGAGTTGCAGCCGTCAGCCCCATCCAGTTTTCCACCCCCCCAGCCTGCACCTCCCTCCACCCCAAATCAGGCTGTCGTGAGCCAGCAAGTGAGGCCCCGATTAAGTTCACCGCGGAATCCATCCATACATCATGCTGCCGTCGCTCCTCTTTCACAGCACTTGGACTCATTCGCGGGCTTTATCTCCCGAGTGAATAGCTTCTGCACCGTCGTGTCGCAGATGTCGACccaaccatctcctcatcaaccCATTGAATCAGCCCCTGCAGACGTTCCGTGTTCGTCACGAGACTTGCTGAGAAGAGTAGAGCCAGTTCTTTCGCAGCTGACTCCGGACAGCCTAAATGAACTTCAGGCAACCCTGTTTGATATTTTCTGGACACGATATTATTTCCTGATGCCAATTGTCAGTTCGGAGGACTTAGCGAACAAGTCGGATGGACAGTCTGAGCCTTTGCGACAGGCTCTAATGGCCTACTGTTTGCAATCGATCTATCATGCTGGACTGCATAACCGCTTGTTGAGCATTCAGAAGGGCATGGTGTCATCGGACCACGGGGAGAATCCGTCTCAAAGCCCCCTGGTAGCTAAACTGTTCGTTACCTTATTCCAACAAGCGCTCGCTACAAACAATGCCTATCTCCTTTATGCAGAGCCAACATTGGCAGATGTGCAGCGGCATCTCCTCATGGCTGCCTTCCTGCTGAACTCGGGAGAACCTCAGGCGGCATATAATATCCTTGGTGTAGCCATGCGGCTCACACAGTCTCTCGACCTACAGCGCCTCCCAAGAACACATCTACCGCCACAAGAGTTGGAAACACGCCAGCGAATCTGGTGGAAGTTGGTCCATCTCGATTTCCATTGTTCCCGGCTGCTGGGAAAACCGATGGCTGTCTCCCTGAATGATAAGACAATCACTATGCCGCATCCTACACCCGAGTCTTCAGTGGCCGCCCCGGACCTCACTTACTACTCGGCGTCGATTTCCCTGACCGTGGCGGCAAGACAGGTGGCCGAGTCCCTGGAGAATCACCTGCACGCTGTTTCAGGGACTGTCGACTCGGTCAACATGATCGAGCGCTATGCGCACCATTTGTCGCGGGAAATCAAGCACCTAtatgaatggaaagatcgGATCCTGAATGCAAAGCTATTTCCCAATATGACACTTGCTTGTGGAGCTTATCAACCCGATGCGGTGACTGCTACCGAGGATGGGCTAAAGCACGATCACGATGCCAGGCTGTCCTTTCACCTTGCCCCAGCAGTCATCCTACAGCGAACCCTCCTTGAGCTTCAGTATCATGACATTGTTCTTTGGGTTCaccattcattcatccaGTTTCCGAGTCGCGGCTTGGTTCCGCAACGGAGTCCACAAGCCGATGTGCATGCCACCACGGCAATACAACATGCGCTAACCGTCACGGATCTCATCCGTCTTCGGATGCTCTATCACGACGTACTTTATGGCTCTTCTGAGATCTATCAGTACCTGTGGAATGCCGTTCTCACACTCATAGGGTTTATGTTGGCCTACCCCCTATGCTACTGGTTCCCTCGTGCTCAGCAGCATGTCGAGCGATCCCTCCAGATCTTCGAGGCAGCAGGACCAGTAAACCCGATTGCATCACGAGCTGCTCACCTGACACGATATTTGCTTGGGCGAGTCAGTGCACTCATGGAGTTATTGAGTTCACAATCGTCTGCCCCCCATGATCGTAATGATTCTCGGGGCGTGCAAACCCTTGGTCCTGTCGAACCCGAGaagaggcagcagcagcaacccCCCTTGTTCACatccgaggatgatgctttGTGGTCCTGTGCAGATATTGTTAACCCCAATATCTGGTATGGGTACTGCCACGAAATCAACGATATGCTCATGGATGTGCCTGAGATCTCTCTAGGTACCGAGCTTTTCACATCATAACTATCATTCTTGGTAATTGTTCCCAGCATCATGCGTGTAATTGGTACAGCCTTGAGAGCTTTATTCTCATAGTCTAAAATCTATGGCATATCACAATCATATCATATACATGGAATTCGGTTAGCAGATAAGCTTCACCGATGAAAGGGAAGCAAAACCACTCTCGAACAACGGGACAAAGAAGTCACCCGCTCAGATAAATTGACCAAGCGTCAACTTCTCTGACGAAGCAAACTCAGATTGCCTAGATTCGAGCTCTGCGAAGTCCCAATTGGCGGAGAGGTGGCGCCCATTGAGGTATTGTGGACGTTTGGCTGCCAGGTATACGGTCACAGCACTCGGTAGCTCCGCTATATCGAAACATTAGAACATAATCTGTACGATACTACAGGTCGCTCAATGAAGCAGAAAAATGGTCTTTGAACTTACGGGTATCCTTGGCAAATGGCTTAAACCCATCCAGGGTCATACTAGTGAGGACGATGCCCGGAGAGAGGGTGTAGGCGGCCACCCGGGGGTTCTCCGCTGCAATAAACTCAGTAAACTTGGCGACACCGAGCTTACTGATAAAGTAACTGCTCAGTCCCGGCGGCGTCAGGGAGATCGTGCTCATGAAGTTCACCACGGTGGGTTGAAAATCCGCGGCCTCATCCGCAATCAAGCGCAAGTATGCCGCCGTCATCAGGTATGTTCCCCGTACGTTGACCTCAAAGTCCTTCCACCACTTGGTGGAG
Proteins encoded in this window:
- a CDS encoding uncharacterized protein (predicted protein), giving the protein MPPLIPYHVSAGSNPVVKFGGALVTEFLEPPPGRCFCFRQRYALKPPIDEGDPDYERINEALNHPSGPPVHFHPFQNEYFRVEQGRMCLEVDGQTRILTPEDGEVQGRAGCIHRFYVAPDSTEDMVIILSASDPGMDYQLDRVFFENWYGLWHDYLVHEGKMDFIQLLCVCYCSSFLEPIER
- a CDS encoding putative transcription factor (predicted protein); translation: MLYNFVSIRSAPLAKRRKVRRACDFCRQHRVRCDGRLPCGQCVTNKVECNKPSQHSHSHLHPNQHPHSSSSGNRELQPSAPSSFPPPQPAPPSTPNQAVVSQQVRPRLSSPRNPSIHHAAVAPLSQHLDSFAGFISRVNSFCTVVSQMSTQPSPHQPIESAPADVPCSSRDLLRRVEPVLSQLTPDSLNELQATLFDIFWTRYYFLMPIVSSEDLANKSDGQSEPLRQALMAYCLQSIYHAGLHNRLLSIQKGMVSSDHGENPSQSPLVAKLFVTLFQQALATNNAYLLYAEPTLADVQRHLLMAAFLLNSGEPQAAYNILGVAMRLTQSLDLQRLPRTHLPPQELETRQRIWWKLVHLDFHCSRLLGKPMAVSLNDKTITMPHPTPESSVAAPDLTYYSASISLTVAARQVAESLENHLHAVSGTVDSVNMIERYAHHLSREIKHLYEWKDRILNAKLFPNMTLACGAYQPDAVTATEDGLKHDHDARLSFHLAPAVILQRTLLELQYHDIVLWVHHSFIQFPSRGLVPQRSPQADVHATTAIQHALTVTDLIRLRMLYHDVLYGSSEIYQYLWNAVLTLIGFMLAYPLCYWFPRAQQHVERSLQIFEAAGPVNPIASRAAHLTRYLLGRVSALMELLSSQSSAPHDRNDSRGVQTLGPVEPEKRQQQQPPLFTSEDDALWSCADIVNPNIWYGYCHEINDMLMDVPEISLGTELFTS